A part of Chryseobacterium arthrosphaerae genomic DNA contains:
- a CDS encoding ATPase, with product MVAIVDSGSTKSDWVILDDFKKVFLKTETIGFNPNFINRELIAPEIQKNSNLISVKNSITKVFFYGSGCGVKKNCETIEEELKKVFGKADIIVKEDLMAAAYAAYSGKPAIVCILGTGSNSCFFDGETLKIELPSLGFLIGDEGSGSAIGKQLVRRYFMKKLPADLHHDFEADYQLTVEDALKNMYHTPRPNAYLANFTKFVIERKEHPYFKDMVFEEMKNFFEYQVLPYEEAKDAEINFIGSIAYYYENILRSVAAELNLNVGHVVQKPIESLVDYHIKYIL from the coding sequence ATGGTTGCTATTGTAGATAGTGGTTCTACTAAATCGGATTGGGTGATCCTTGATGACTTTAAAAAAGTTTTTCTGAAAACAGAAACCATCGGCTTCAATCCGAATTTTATCAACAGAGAGCTTATTGCTCCGGAGATACAGAAAAATAGCAATCTGATATCGGTAAAAAATTCAATTACCAAAGTGTTTTTCTATGGTTCAGGATGTGGTGTGAAAAAAAACTGCGAAACCATAGAAGAAGAGCTGAAAAAGGTATTCGGAAAAGCAGACATCATCGTAAAAGAAGATCTGATGGCTGCTGCATATGCTGCATATAGCGGTAAACCTGCAATTGTGTGCATTCTGGGCACAGGATCAAACTCATGTTTTTTTGATGGGGAAACCCTGAAGATCGAACTGCCTTCACTTGGTTTCCTGATCGGAGATGAAGGAAGCGGCAGCGCTATCGGAAAGCAGTTGGTACGCAGATATTTTATGAAAAAACTGCCTGCTGATCTTCACCATGATTTTGAAGCAGATTACCAGCTTACCGTAGAAGATGCATTGAAAAATATGTACCATACGCCAAGGCCCAATGCTTATTTGGCCAACTTTACCAAATTTGTGATCGAAAGAAAAGAGCACCCTTATTTCAAAGACATGGTTTTTGAAGAAATGAAAAATTTCTTTGAATACCAGGTTCTTCCTTATGAGGAAGCTAAAGATGCTGAGATCAATTTCATCGGCTCTATCGCTTATTATTATGAAAATATACTGCGTTCTGTAGCTGCAGAACTGAATTTAAATGTGGGACATGTTGTTCAGAAACCAATTGAAAGCTTAGTAGATTACCACATTAAATATATCCTTTAA
- a CDS encoding lysophospholipid acyltransferase family protein — MTKILNYLWRFWLLLLAFVLTVIIGIPVYILSFNKKHYRYAYKFVRIWCYGMFYGMGFRYDLIQLSEQKKDKNKEYVFISNHTSIMDIMLTCILFPDHPICFVGKKELVKIPIFGTIYKRICVMVDRTSARSRADVYRRCAEKMEEGNSIAIFPEGGVPDDTSVILDDFKDGAFILSSKHHSPIAMYTFIGLKEMFPFENSKGYPGRVRVYFNGILEPSDSPKDLKEEAYQEIKKTLLKHSI; from the coding sequence GTGACAAAAATTTTAAATTATCTCTGGAGATTCTGGCTTCTGCTACTGGCATTTGTTTTAACGGTAATTATCGGAATCCCTGTCTATATTCTGTCTTTCAATAAAAAGCATTACCGGTATGCTTATAAATTTGTCCGTATCTGGTGCTATGGTATGTTTTACGGAATGGGTTTCCGGTATGATCTCATCCAGCTTTCGGAACAGAAGAAAGATAAAAATAAAGAATATGTTTTCATCTCGAATCATACATCGATCATGGACATTATGCTTACCTGCATTCTGTTTCCCGATCATCCGATCTGTTTTGTGGGAAAGAAGGAGCTTGTAAAGATTCCTATTTTCGGGACGATCTATAAAAGGATATGTGTAATGGTAGACAGAACGAGCGCCCGAAGCCGAGCTGATGTATACCGCAGATGTGCTGAGAAGATGGAAGAAGGCAACAGCATCGCAATTTTCCCGGAAGGAGGGGTACCTGATGACACGTCTGTAATTCTGGATGATTTTAAAGACGGGGCTTTTATCCTGTCTTCCAAACATCACTCTCCTATCGCCATGTATACATTTATCGGGCTTAAGGAGATGTTTCCTTTTGAAAACAGCAAAGGATACCCTGGAAGAGTCAGGGTTTATTTCAACGGAATTCTGGAGCCTTCCGATTCTCCCAAA
- a CDS encoding NADP-dependent malic enzyme, with amino-acid sequence MSSNNNRDEKNFSQAALDYHKAEPKGKIEVIPSKPHSSQRDLSLAYSPGVAVPCMEIHDKPETVYDYTGKGNLVAVISNGTAVLGLGDIGAEASKPVMEGKGLLFKIFADINVFDIEIDEKDPDKFIEIVKGIAPTFGGINLEDIKAPEAFYIEQRLKEELNIPLMHDDQHGTAIISAAALINSLQIANKNIEDVKMVVNGAGAAAIACTKLYISLGLKKENVLMCDSKGVINHKRENLTPEKLDFIVQTDIETLEDAVKGSDVFVGLSKGNVMTPEMLLGMNENPIVFALANPDPEIAYDLALETRKDVIMATGRSDYPNQVNNVLGFPYIFRGALDVQATGINEAMKLAAVHAIADLAKEPVPEAVILAYNVQNLQFGREYFIPKPFDNRLITKVSSAVAKAAMESGVARKEITDFEEYEHQLLDRMGRDERLVRMMQSRAKSNPKRITLGNAEEYNVLKAAQILYEEGIAYPSLLGDKKYIKEQMERYGISLDVPIIDPSDDDQKENRKKYRETLWKLRQRKGMNEYKAKRYVRQRDYFGPLMLKHGDTDGLIVGFSKNYTSVLRPVLEVIEKDKGVDKVAAMMMILSEKKPIFFADTSINQNPTAEDLVNIAKMAEFTVKSFAIEPRIAMLGFENFAAISETSKKVAKAVSILHEKYPKMVVDGEIQPDFAMNADHLSDYPFSKLGTTPANTFIFPNLESANLSYKILRGMKVAQVIGPILMGLKQPVHVLQMRSSVDEIVNLATIAVLDAQRREKKA; translated from the coding sequence ATGTCAAGTAACAACAATCGCGACGAAAAGAACTTTAGCCAGGCCGCGCTAGATTATCATAAAGCAGAACCTAAAGGAAAAATTGAAGTTATTCCATCGAAACCACACTCTTCTCAAAGAGATCTGTCATTGGCATATTCTCCGGGAGTAGCTGTTCCCTGTATGGAAATTCATGACAAGCCGGAAACCGTTTATGATTACACAGGAAAAGGAAACCTGGTAGCCGTAATTTCTAACGGTACTGCCGTACTTGGATTGGGAGACATCGGGGCTGAAGCTTCAAAACCCGTAATGGAAGGAAAAGGTCTTCTTTTTAAAATCTTTGCAGATATCAACGTTTTTGATATTGAAATTGATGAAAAGGATCCTGATAAATTTATTGAAATTGTAAAAGGTATTGCCCCTACTTTCGGAGGAATCAACCTTGAAGATATCAAAGCTCCTGAAGCATTTTATATAGAACAAAGACTGAAAGAGGAATTGAATATTCCTTTGATGCATGATGACCAGCATGGTACAGCCATTATTTCTGCGGCAGCACTGATCAACTCACTGCAGATTGCCAATAAGAATATTGAAGACGTGAAAATGGTGGTGAACGGAGCAGGTGCTGCTGCTATCGCATGTACCAAACTTTATATCTCATTGGGACTGAAAAAAGAAAACGTCCTGATGTGTGACAGCAAAGGAGTGATCAACCATAAGAGAGAAAACCTTACCCCTGAAAAATTAGACTTCATTGTGCAGACCGATATTGAAACACTTGAAGATGCTGTAAAAGGATCTGATGTTTTCGTTGGATTGTCTAAAGGAAATGTGATGACGCCGGAAATGCTGCTGGGCATGAACGAAAATCCAATCGTATTCGCTTTGGCTAACCCGGATCCGGAAATTGCTTATGACCTTGCCCTTGAAACCCGTAAAGACGTAATCATGGCGACAGGAAGAAGTGATTATCCTAACCAGGTAAACAACGTGCTTGGGTTCCCGTATATCTTCCGTGGTGCTTTGGATGTGCAGGCTACAGGAATCAATGAAGCGATGAAGCTGGCTGCCGTGCATGCTATTGCTGACCTGGCCAAAGAGCCGGTGCCGGAAGCTGTAATTTTGGCTTATAACGTTCAGAACTTACAGTTTGGAAGAGAATATTTCATTCCGAAACCATTTGACAACAGACTGATCACAAAAGTATCAAGCGCTGTAGCTAAAGCCGCTATGGAAAGTGGTGTTGCCAGAAAAGAAATCACTGACTTCGAAGAATACGAGCACCAGCTTTTAGACAGAATGGGAAGGGATGAGAGATTGGTAAGAATGATGCAGAGCCGTGCCAAATCCAATCCGAAGAGAATCACCCTTGGAAATGCTGAAGAATATAATGTACTGAAGGCTGCCCAGATCCTGTATGAAGAAGGAATCGCTTATCCAAGCCTTTTAGGAGATAAAAAATACATCAAGGAGCAGATGGAACGTTACGGAATCAGTCTGGATGTTCCGATCATTGATCCAAGTGATGACGATCAGAAAGAAAACAGAAAAAAATACAGGGAAACCCTTTGGAAACTTCGTCAGAGAAAAGGAATGAATGAGTACAAGGCGAAGAGATATGTTCGTCAGAGAGACTATTTCGGACCTTTAATGCTGAAACATGGTGATACAGACGGGCTTATCGTAGGATTCTCTAAAAACTATACTTCAGTATTACGTCCTGTTCTGGAAGTTATTGAAAAAGATAAAGGAGTAGATAAAGTAGCGGCGATGATGATGATCCTGTCTGAAAAGAAACCTATTTTCTTCGCAGATACTTCCATCAATCAGAACCCTACGGCTGAAGACCTTGTGAATATTGCTAAAATGGCAGAATTTACCGTTAAATCTTTCGCTATTGAGCCGAGAATTGCAATGCTTGGATTCGAAAACTTTGCTGCGATCTCTGAAACGTCCAAGAAAGTGGCTAAAGCAGTAAGCATCCTTCACGAGAAATATCCTAAAATGGTTGTTGATGGTGAAATTCAGCCTGATTTTGCAATGAATGCAGATCACCTGAGCGATTATCCATTCTCAAAACTGGGAACTACACCGGCCAATACATTCATCTTCCCGAATCTGGAAAGTGCCAACCTTTCTTATAAAATCCTGAGAGGAATGAAAGTAGCACAGGTAATCGGACCGATCCTTATGGGACTGAAGCAGCCGGTACACGTACTTCAGATGCGTTCAAGTGTAGACGAGATCGTAAACCTTGCCACTATTGCAGTATTGGATGCCCAGAGAAGAGAAAAAAAAGCTTAA
- the ruvA gene encoding Holliday junction branch migration protein RuvA yields MIFSLQGTVQELTPTYAVINVQGVGYYVGISLMTSQTLVLNQQTFLFIQQIIREDAHLLFGFNTRSEKEMFNLLISVNGVGAVSALILLSTLSLDEIASAILSGNSALIQKAKGIGAKTAERIIVDLKDKVQKFSDPALNISAPADNKIKDEALSALEVLGIPKRTSEKIADRILKQNPGVSVEELVKQILKNI; encoded by the coding sequence ATGATATTTTCTTTACAAGGCACAGTTCAGGAACTTACGCCTACCTACGCCGTTATCAATGTACAGGGAGTTGGTTACTACGTGGGAATCAGTTTAATGACCTCACAGACGCTGGTTTTGAATCAGCAGACCTTTCTATTTATACAGCAGATCATCCGTGAAGATGCTCATCTTCTCTTTGGCTTTAACACTCGTTCAGAAAAAGAAATGTTCAACCTGTTAATAAGCGTTAACGGAGTAGGAGCTGTTTCTGCCCTTATTCTGCTGTCTACATTAAGTCTTGACGAGATAGCATCAGCAATACTTTCAGGCAACAGTGCTCTGATTCAGAAAGCCAAAGGAATCGGTGCCAAAACTGCCGAAAGAATTATTGTTGATCTTAAAGATAAAGTGCAGAAATTCAGCGATCCTGCTTTGAATATTTCTGCTCCGGCAGATAATAAAATCAAGGATGAAGCGTTATCTGCATTAGAAGTTTTAGGGATTCCTAAACGTACCAGCGAAAAGATTGCCGACAGAATATTAAAACAGAATCCAGGCGTCTCGGTAGAAGAATTGGTTAAACAAATTTTAAAAAACATTTAA
- a CDS encoding GtrA family protein: MKEILIRQKQVLFFIIAGGLSAVVEIGSFKLFSTYLPQLLTRETNFYGVHYPLSNIFSTSCGIITNYFLSIWFVFERGKHSKKKEFAYFMVVSFFSTLLSLGFFQVFYSFIFKDNINLIFYTLSPEMISKIAAILLVSILNYSVKKKVIFNG; encoded by the coding sequence ATGAAAGAAATACTCATACGCCAGAAACAGGTTCTGTTCTTCATCATTGCAGGGGGACTGAGCGCCGTTGTAGAAATCGGCAGCTTTAAGCTATTCAGCACTTATCTCCCACAGCTTTTGACAAGAGAAACCAATTTTTATGGTGTGCACTACCCGTTAAGCAACATCTTTTCGACCAGCTGCGGGATCATTACCAATTACTTTCTGAGCATCTGGTTTGTTTTTGAAAGAGGAAAGCATTCCAAGAAAAAAGAGTTTGCGTATTTTATGGTGGTCTCTTTTTTTTCCACGCTGCTGAGTTTAGGTTTCTTCCAGGTATTTTACAGTTTTATATTTAAAGATAATATCAATTTAATTTTTTATACCTTGAGTCCGGAAATGATCAGTAAAATTGCGGCAATCTTACTGGTGTCCATCCTCAACTATTCGGTAAAAAAGAAAGTAATTTTTAACGGTTAA